A window from Candidatus Neptunochlamydia vexilliferae encodes these proteins:
- a CDS encoding LptF/LptG family permease: MIWQRYFLREILKVFFLFLFSFFALYVLVDYSMHMQEILKSDTIKWKGLGVYYGMLFSRRCDLLLPLALLISSVKVLTTLNRRNELLALQTAGVALHKLTRPFFFVGLLCVGLSYLNFEFVAPKSFSYISQFEKKYLKKKSKRKEKKEKIHILPLEDGSRLLYQYYDPVKKEFFDLFWIASQDKVYYMKTLSSRGEGTFVDLMERKEKGMEKTASYLSHTFKNLHLNFDLENYFEQGMDNRSITELIQIGTSQAPLFEDKRPIALTHLYFKIVMPWLPVLVLLGAAPFCVPSVRNLPTFLIFALTIFGYITFFTIMDGCMVLGETGALSPFWAIFPLPILFSFIFGGRFLKMCLNL; encoded by the coding sequence ATGATCTGGCAAAGGTATTTTCTCCGTGAAATCCTTAAGGTTTTCTTCCTCTTCCTCTTTTCCTTTTTTGCCCTCTATGTCCTTGTCGATTATTCGATGCACATGCAAGAAATCCTCAAGAGTGATACGATTAAATGGAAAGGTCTTGGGGTCTATTATGGGATGCTTTTTTCAAGGCGGTGTGACCTCCTCCTTCCCCTTGCCTTGCTCATCTCGAGCGTCAAGGTGTTGACAACGCTCAACCGGAGAAATGAGCTGTTAGCGCTTCAAACCGCAGGGGTCGCTCTCCATAAACTCACCCGCCCCTTTTTCTTTGTGGGACTCCTCTGTGTGGGGCTCAGTTACCTCAACTTTGAGTTCGTTGCCCCAAAATCGTTTAGCTATATCAGCCAGTTCGAAAAAAAATATCTCAAGAAAAAGAGCAAGCGGAAAGAGAAAAAAGAGAAGATCCACATCCTCCCCTTAGAGGATGGGAGCCGCCTCTTATACCAGTACTATGACCCGGTCAAAAAAGAGTTTTTCGACCTTTTCTGGATCGCTTCCCAAGATAAGGTGTATTACATGAAAACCTTATCGAGCCGTGGAGAGGGAACCTTCGTCGATCTGATGGAGCGGAAAGAAAAAGGGATGGAAAAAACCGCCTCTTACTTGAGCCACACCTTCAAAAACCTCCACCTCAATTTTGACCTGGAAAACTACTTCGAACAGGGGATGGACAACCGCTCGATTACAGAGCTGATCCAGATAGGGACGAGCCAAGCCCCTCTTTTTGAGGATAAAAGGCCCATTGCCCTGACCCACCTTTACTTTAAAATTGTGATGCCTTGGCTCCCCGTCCTTGTCCTCCTCGGCGCTGCCCCCTTCTGCGTCCCTTCGGTCAGAAACCTCCCCACCTTTCTCATCTTTGCCCTCACCATTTTTGGTTATATCACCTTTTTTACCATCATGGATGGCTGTATGGTCCTAGGAGAGACAGGAGCTTTATCCCCCTTTTGGGCGATCTTTCCCCTTCCGATCCTTTTTTCCTTCATTTTTGGAGGGCGGTTCCTTAAAATGTGTCTAAACCTATGA
- a CDS encoding phosphatase PAP2 family protein, with protein MKKLFIPLLIVCLVWISWLSPYTRPLWDLLDQKAFNLLNAWIHKSPFWQNFWAFTGHRIMDYIHDLIMLLFFFFSIKWASKELKKRKVAELIFSTLFIALIIWFLNGPLAPDFLHFRRDSPTIVDKTAFRLSSVIDWIKVKDRSHKSFPGDHATTAILFTCLIFHLMGKRAGAIATVYAIFFCLPRLIAGAHWLTDTLIGSASIAIVATTLAFATPFANRCITAIEKKLGSQLQNKGISMKRKNQ; from the coding sequence ATGAAGAAATTGTTCATCCCTCTCCTTATTGTCTGTCTTGTTTGGATCAGTTGGCTGAGCCCCTACACCCGCCCCCTTTGGGACCTCCTCGACCAAAAGGCCTTTAACCTCCTTAATGCTTGGATCCATAAAAGCCCTTTTTGGCAAAACTTTTGGGCCTTTACCGGTCATCGGATCATGGACTATATCCACGACCTCATCATGCTCCTCTTTTTCTTCTTTAGTATTAAGTGGGCCTCTAAAGAACTTAAAAAACGGAAGGTGGCCGAGCTGATTTTTTCCACCCTTTTTATTGCATTGATCATTTGGTTTCTCAATGGCCCCCTTGCCCCCGACTTTCTCCACTTCCGTAGAGATAGCCCCACAATCGTCGACAAAACGGCCTTCCGCCTTTCTAGCGTGATCGATTGGATTAAGGTGAAGGACCGCTCTCATAAAAGCTTTCCAGGAGACCATGCAACGACCGCCATCTTATTTACCTGTCTGATTTTCCACCTTATGGGAAAGCGTGCAGGAGCCATTGCGACGGTTTATGCGATCTTTTTCTGCCTTCCCCGCCTCATTGCAGGAGCCCACTGGCTCACCGATACTCTCATCGGAAGCGCTTCGATCGCGATTGTTGCGACAACCCTTGCCTTTGCAACCCCCTTTGCAAATAGGTGCATTACTGCTATAGAAAAGAAACTTGGGAGCCAATTACAAAATAAGGGTATTTCTA
- the tilS gene encoding tRNA lysidine(34) synthetase TilS → MLKQVVKDFLTLRLEKGAKILLGLSGGADSMALLHLLVESKETLDFSLHVAHVDHGWREESAREAEALKQVASHLKLSFHLHRLEKMKGGDLENRAREERLAFFSRLHKEEGFQALLLAHHAGDQAETVFKRIAEGAGLKGLGGLYEERLLGSLCVWRPLLSMRKEALIHYLNKKKLHYFEDATNQDTSYLRSRMRVELFPQLEKIFGKRMEGNFAKLGKMCQELSLYFEERGGDIEKKLVHGPFGAYLDLRLGIHSLELKYFLKGLAPFSYDALEVLMKLIRQKRPSGKIHVGSTTFQLSRSHLFIYQEPFPSFFETPELWKEGGDGSWEAFWQGEVAIPKGNYSLEKLSNLEPLIRKKIKKGYGAKGVPSFFYDKLPIFAFGSIQKKRNLLL, encoded by the coding sequence ATGCTCAAACAGGTTGTCAAAGACTTTCTCACTCTCCGCCTCGAAAAAGGGGCTAAGATCCTTTTAGGACTTTCAGGAGGAGCCGACTCGATGGCCCTTCTCCACCTTTTAGTGGAGTCGAAGGAAACCCTCGATTTTTCCCTCCATGTGGCCCATGTTGACCATGGGTGGCGAGAAGAAAGCGCTCGAGAAGCAGAGGCTTTAAAACAGGTTGCTTCCCACCTCAAACTCTCCTTTCACCTTCACCGCCTCGAAAAAATGAAAGGGGGCGATCTCGAAAACCGGGCGCGTGAGGAGCGGCTCGCTTTTTTTTCTCGGCTCCATAAAGAGGAAGGGTTTCAGGCGCTCCTCTTAGCCCATCATGCGGGAGATCAGGCTGAAACGGTCTTTAAAAGAATCGCAGAAGGGGCTGGGCTTAAAGGGCTTGGGGGGCTTTATGAGGAGCGTTTACTCGGGAGCTTGTGCGTATGGCGCCCCCTCCTTTCTATGAGAAAAGAGGCCTTGATTCATTACCTTAATAAAAAGAAGCTTCATTACTTTGAAGATGCCACGAACCAAGACACCTCTTATCTCCGTTCCCGGATGCGGGTAGAACTCTTTCCCCAGCTGGAAAAGATTTTTGGAAAGCGGATGGAAGGAAATTTTGCAAAGCTTGGGAAGATGTGCCAAGAGCTCTCTCTTTATTTTGAAGAGAGGGGAGGTGACATTGAAAAAAAACTCGTCCATGGACCCTTTGGCGCCTACCTCGATCTTCGACTGGGGATTCATTCCCTTGAGCTTAAATATTTTTTAAAGGGATTAGCCCCCTTTTCCTATGATGCGCTGGAAGTACTGATGAAGCTGATCCGACAAAAACGTCCTTCGGGGAAGATCCATGTGGGCTCAACCACCTTTCAGCTCAGCCGCTCCCACCTTTTTATCTATCAGGAGCCTTTTCCTAGCTTTTTTGAGACCCCTGAGCTTTGGAAAGAGGGGGGTGATGGGAGTTGGGAAGCCTTTTGGCAGGGGGAGGTTGCGATTCCAAAAGGAAATTATAGCCTTGAAAAGCTCTCCAATTTAGAGCCGCTCATTCGAAAAAAAATTAAGAAGGGGTATGGGGCTAAGGGGGTTCCCTCGTTTTTCTACGACAAGCTACCAATTTTTGCATTTGGCTCTATCCAGAAAAAGAGAAATCTTTTACTCTAG
- a CDS encoding LptF/LptG family permease produces the protein MPLLWRYLLKNYFQVFLLCVMGFIAVLLVTRVQEIARLVALNSEIGKIALFTLFQIPYILPIAIPISGLISAILLIRRLSYNHELTAFRAAGIPVKTLGTPLLMAAFLLSVVNFAIVSEVTPRCRHLSHHLIQSAATINPLFLMKKSKMLKLKDSYVDMKMTELGKEANNVIIAVKNESSGRLNLMLAKKLTVEDNLMSGEEVTLISHIPEERADLYDNLIIENQKEMSTSAMALSSLMKKKTYRLGVEHLPMKALLQTFSNQPVHPKIVKRARFELCRRIFFPAMTFAFTLLGFSVGLEIGRGKKKKGLYVALLFAALTFICSIAAKSFELETYKMMICYSLPFPILVFTSLWFQRRILGGIE, from the coding sequence ATGCCGCTGCTTTGGCGCTACTTACTCAAAAACTATTTTCAAGTGTTCCTCCTCTGCGTGATGGGGTTTATTGCTGTTCTCCTCGTTACCCGTGTCCAGGAAATTGCGCGGCTTGTTGCTCTAAATTCTGAAATTGGGAAGATTGCTCTCTTTACCCTCTTTCAAATCCCCTATATCTTGCCCATTGCCATTCCCATTTCAGGGTTGATCTCAGCAATTCTTCTAATTAGACGCCTTTCATATAACCATGAGCTCACCGCTTTTCGGGCCGCTGGTATCCCGGTCAAAACGCTGGGCACTCCCCTTCTTATGGCTGCCTTTTTACTTTCGGTAGTTAATTTTGCGATTGTCTCGGAGGTAACCCCTCGCTGCCGCCACCTTTCCCACCACCTCATTCAAAGTGCCGCGACGATCAATCCCCTCTTTCTGATGAAGAAATCAAAAATGCTTAAACTGAAAGACTCCTATGTCGATATGAAAATGACCGAGCTGGGAAAGGAGGCAAATAATGTGATTATCGCAGTAAAAAATGAAAGTAGTGGACGGCTGAACTTGATGCTTGCTAAAAAGCTGACTGTTGAAGATAACTTGATGAGTGGTGAAGAGGTCACCCTGATCTCTCATATTCCTGAAGAGCGGGCGGACCTTTATGACAATCTCATTATCGAAAACCAAAAAGAGATGTCCACCTCAGCAATGGCCCTTTCTTCTTTGATGAAAAAGAAAACCTATAGGCTTGGGGTTGAACATTTGCCAATGAAAGCCCTTCTTCAAACATTTTCCAATCAACCGGTTCACCCTAAAATAGTCAAACGGGCTCGGTTTGAACTGTGCCGCCGCATTTTTTTTCCTGCAATGACCTTTGCTTTTACCCTTCTCGGCTTCTCTGTTGGCCTTGAGATTGGACGGGGAAAAAAGAAAAAAGGACTCTACGTCGCCCTACTCTTCGCCGCATTGACCTTTATCTGCTCGATTGCGGCTAAATCTTTTGAACTTGAAACCTATAAGATGATGATCTGTTATAGCCTACCCTTTCCGATCCTTGTCTTCACCTCTCTATGGTTCCAAAGACGGATTCTTGGAGGGATTGAATGA